In the Methylomonas rhizoryzae genome, one interval contains:
- a CDS encoding efflux transporter outer membrane subunit gives MSLRNFLYLVALSGLSAACRLTPPFEAPQADVPEAWHYAQNDAAALLDPGWWRAFADPELEALISHALAYNNDLAAATRRVEQARAQAKLAGADLLPGIGTTASLTDRHNDAGDTQRKFAQISIAYEVDLWGANRAKRDAGRARWLSTIFARDALRLVVSADVAQVYFNVLASAEQIRIAERFLVNTEQTLSIVTARFKAGAVSNLDVAQQQSLRANAQADLERLKQQKALADNALSILLGDKPQAQGGAATFTGLQIPAITALQPSELLQRRPDVKQIEGQLQAAHADVAIARAAFYPKLQLSLDGVLANPQPAGVLVSMAAALLQPIYQGGRLEGALANARARHAELVEIWQQTLLTAFKEVEDAAAVRQYSGLRQTALQQAVGQAELAYRIADARYRAGAIEFQALLTAQRDVFTAQTHQVQARLDVLNASVQLFKALGGGWQPASAQLPGESALNGYQPGS, from the coding sequence ATGAGTTTGCGCAACTTTCTTTATCTGGTTGCGCTGAGTGGGCTGTCGGCCGCTTGCCGCCTGACGCCGCCTTTTGAAGCGCCGCAAGCCGATGTGCCGGAAGCTTGGCACTACGCGCAAAATGACGCGGCCGCACTGCTCGATCCCGGCTGGTGGCGAGCTTTCGCCGACCCGGAACTGGAAGCCCTGATAAGCCACGCGCTGGCATATAACAACGATTTGGCCGCCGCAACCCGGCGCGTAGAGCAGGCGAGGGCGCAAGCCAAACTGGCAGGCGCCGATTTACTGCCAGGCATCGGCACTACCGCCTCGCTGACGGACAGACATAACGATGCCGGCGATACTCAGCGTAAATTCGCGCAAATTTCCATTGCCTACGAAGTGGATTTGTGGGGCGCTAATCGCGCCAAGCGGGATGCGGGCCGGGCAAGATGGCTCAGCACAATCTTTGCGCGCGATGCTTTACGCTTGGTAGTCAGCGCCGACGTGGCGCAAGTTTATTTCAACGTGTTGGCTTCAGCCGAGCAAATCCGCATTGCCGAGCGTTTTTTGGTCAATACCGAGCAGACCCTGAGCATAGTAACGGCCCGCTTTAAAGCCGGCGCAGTATCGAATTTGGACGTGGCGCAACAACAAAGCTTGCGCGCCAACGCTCAGGCGGATTTAGAACGGCTTAAACAACAAAAAGCCTTGGCGGATAACGCGCTCAGTATTTTGTTGGGCGACAAACCGCAAGCACAAGGCGGTGCGGCAACATTCACCGGCCTGCAAATTCCGGCGATTACGGCCTTGCAACCGTCTGAGTTGCTGCAGCGTAGGCCGGACGTCAAACAAATCGAAGGGCAATTGCAGGCGGCCCACGCCGACGTCGCAATCGCCCGAGCGGCCTTTTATCCCAAATTGCAGCTGAGCCTGGACGGGGTGTTGGCCAATCCGCAGCCGGCCGGCGTGCTGGTTTCGATGGCGGCCGCGCTACTGCAGCCGATTTATCAGGGCGGACGCTTGGAAGGCGCGTTAGCGAACGCGCGTGCCCGCCACGCCGAGCTGGTGGAAATTTGGCAGCAGACCTTGCTGACCGCCTTCAAAGAGGTGGAAGACGCCGCGGCCGTGCGCCAATATTCCGGCCTGCGGCAAACCGCCTTGCAGCAAGCGGTCGGCCAAGCCGAATTGGCGTATCGCATCGCCGATGCCCGCTACCGGGCCGGAGCGATTGAGTTTCAAGCCCTATTGACCGCGCAACGCGACGTATTCACTGCCCAAACCCATCAGGTGCAAGCCCGTTTAGACGTATTGAACGCCAGCGTGCAGCTTTTCAAAGCCCTGGGCGGCGGCTGGCAGCCGGCATCGGCGCAACTGCCGGGCGAATCGGCGTTGAATGGGTATCAGCCGGGATCATGA
- a CDS encoding MacB family efflux pump subunit, which produces MSSETIEIPLLQLREVRRQYLSGDTLVTALGGVSLSIWPGEFVAIVGQSGSGKSTLMNLIGCLDRADQGSYRIAGRPVEALNADQLAALRRETFGFVFQRYNLLTTATAAENVQIPALYAGQSKLLRQARAMQLLQQLGLAERSGHKPMQLSGGQQQRVAIARALMNDPPVILADEPTGALDSRSGLEVMDLLRRLHAQGRTILLITHDEQLAQYAQRMIHIRDGLIVADSGRRQAKPATAAGREVTPDAFDILEELQEAGTSALRALRANLFRTALTLLGIVIGVAAVVTMMAVGEGSRQQVMAQMTAMGTNILTIRPGAPALRTSSDIATLTPEDAEAIEELDNVAWALPERSARMTLRVGNVDYASSVQGVAPSMPQVRDWPLARGNFFSDEDMQRYSPVVVLGQTVLELLFPDGSDPIGRYLLIQNIPFEIIGVLGPKGASPVGTDRDDAVFVPLTTGLIRLFGRNYLNGISVRVTDVTHIDDTEQAIKALLLARHQTEDFRIRNMSSILDSAEETQSTITVMLGIVAAASLLVGGIGVMNIMLVSVTERTREIGIRMAAGARRRDILLQFVTEATVVCTLGGVAGVVVGIACTSVLHRFEMAVVFSPFPAVLAFSSAFCTGLLFGFLPARKAANLDPVMALAAE; this is translated from the coding sequence ATGAGCTCTGAAACGATAGAGATTCCTTTATTGCAATTGCGAGAAGTCAGGCGCCAATACCTGTCCGGCGATACCCTGGTAACGGCGTTGGGCGGGGTATCTTTGAGCATCTGGCCGGGCGAATTCGTCGCCATCGTCGGCCAATCCGGTTCCGGAAAGTCGACCTTGATGAATCTGATCGGCTGTTTGGACCGCGCCGATCAAGGCAGTTACCGGATTGCCGGGCGCCCGGTCGAGGCTTTGAATGCCGATCAGCTGGCGGCGTTGCGGCGAGAAACTTTCGGTTTCGTGTTTCAGCGCTACAATCTGTTGACGACCGCCACTGCGGCGGAAAACGTACAAATTCCGGCCTTGTACGCAGGCCAAAGCAAACTGCTACGGCAAGCCCGCGCCATGCAATTGCTGCAACAACTGGGACTGGCCGAGCGTTCCGGCCACAAACCCATGCAATTATCGGGCGGCCAGCAACAAAGAGTCGCTATCGCTCGCGCATTGATGAACGATCCGCCGGTGATTCTGGCCGACGAGCCTACCGGAGCGCTGGATAGCCGTAGCGGCCTGGAGGTGATGGATTTGTTGCGTCGCCTGCACGCGCAAGGCCGCACCATTTTACTAATCACCCACGACGAACAGTTAGCGCAGTACGCCCAGCGCATGATTCACATTCGTGACGGCCTCATCGTCGCCGATTCCGGCCGCCGTCAAGCTAAACCGGCAACCGCGGCCGGGCGAGAAGTGACGCCTGATGCGTTCGATATTTTGGAAGAATTGCAGGAAGCCGGTACCAGCGCGTTGCGCGCGCTAAGAGCCAATTTGTTTCGTACCGCTTTGACTTTACTGGGGATAGTGATCGGAGTGGCCGCGGTCGTGACCATGATGGCGGTTGGCGAGGGCAGCCGTCAGCAGGTGATGGCGCAAATGACGGCGATGGGAACCAACATTTTAACCATACGGCCTGGAGCGCCGGCTTTGCGCACTAGTTCCGACATCGCCACCTTAACGCCGGAGGACGCCGAAGCCATAGAAGAACTGGACAACGTCGCGTGGGCCTTGCCGGAACGTAGCGCCCGCATGACCTTGCGGGTCGGTAACGTCGATTATGCCAGCAGCGTACAAGGCGTGGCGCCCAGCATGCCGCAAGTGCGCGATTGGCCCTTGGCACGCGGCAACTTTTTCAGCGACGAAGACATGCAACGCTATTCCCCGGTCGTGGTGTTGGGACAAACCGTGCTGGAACTGCTATTTCCGGACGGCAGCGATCCGATAGGGCGTTACCTGCTGATTCAAAACATTCCGTTCGAAATCATCGGTGTTCTGGGTCCGAAGGGCGCGTCGCCGGTAGGCACGGACCGCGACGATGCGGTGTTCGTACCCTTGACGACCGGTTTGATCCGTTTATTCGGCCGCAATTATCTGAACGGCATATCCGTGCGGGTGACGGATGTGACCCACATAGACGACACCGAGCAGGCGATCAAAGCCTTATTGCTGGCCAGGCATCAGACCGAAGACTTTCGCATCCGCAATATGTCATCCATCTTGGATTCCGCCGAAGAAACGCAAAGCACTATCACCGTCATGCTGGGCATCGTCGCGGCCGCCTCCTTACTGGTCGGCGGCATAGGGGTGATGAACATCATGCTGGTCAGCGTGACCGAACGCACCCGCGAAATCGGCATTCGTATGGCAGCAGGTGCGCGCCGCCGCGATATTTTGCTGCAATTCGTCACCGAAGCCACCGTGGTTTGCACCTTGGGCGGGGTGGCCGGCGTGGTTGTCGGGATTGCGTGCACCAGCGTGTTGCATCGCTTCGAAATGGCCGTCGTGTTTTCGCCGTTTCCGGCCGTATTGGCTTTTTCCAGCGCGTTCTGCACCGGATTGTTATTCGGCTTCCTGCCGGCGCGCAAAGCGGCCAATTTAGATCCCGTCATGGCGCTGGCCGCCGAATGA
- a CDS encoding efflux RND transporter periplasmic adaptor subunit translates to MPGRPLLKLASRAAAWLVLPILALAAVVAVFSGSGDNAKQTQDSVEVIVGDIEENVTAQGKLEPKEYVDVGAQVTGQLHRLYVDIGDNVRAGQLLAEIDPRVYAARVQADEANIKNLKAQLAGQQAQVIFARQQFERNRELIAGDGVSLQDYQNSEFNLKNALATAQAIEAQIEQVQSTLNGDLTNLGFTKIFAPMDGTVVSRTARLGQTLNANQTTPLIMQLAKLDAMTVRAQVAEADVMRLRPDMAVYFTTLGAGERRWYGKIRQILPSPEIVNNVVLYNVLVDVDNKDRQLMSGMSTQMFFLLASVRQATLIPLSALGQRVPEADRQGGKAYRIKRLTAQGAEEKIVHIGLRNRRYAQVLEGVQAGDQLSVWSLPGQKRNGKKTSDAFALPGAARL, encoded by the coding sequence ATGCCAGGCCGTCCATTGTTGAAATTAGCTTCACGCGCAGCCGCTTGGCTAGTGTTGCCGATACTTGCGCTCGCGGCGGTCGTCGCTGTTTTTTCCGGCAGCGGCGATAACGCAAAGCAAACTCAAGATAGCGTAGAAGTGATCGTCGGCGATATCGAAGAAAACGTCACTGCGCAAGGCAAGCTGGAGCCGAAAGAATACGTCGACGTCGGTGCGCAAGTCACCGGCCAGTTGCACCGGTTATACGTAGACATTGGCGACAATGTCAGGGCCGGTCAATTGTTGGCGGAAATCGATCCCCGCGTTTATGCGGCCAGGGTACAGGCCGACGAAGCCAACATTAAAAACTTGAAAGCCCAGTTAGCCGGTCAGCAAGCCCAGGTGATATTCGCTAGACAGCAGTTTGAACGGAACCGGGAGCTGATCGCCGGCGACGGAGTCAGTCTGCAAGATTACCAAAATAGCGAATTTAACCTAAAAAACGCCCTCGCCACCGCACAAGCCATTGAAGCGCAAATCGAACAAGTGCAATCGACCTTAAACGGCGACCTCACCAACCTCGGCTTTACCAAAATCTTTGCGCCGATGGACGGTACCGTCGTCAGTCGCACGGCGCGTTTGGGACAAACCCTGAACGCCAATCAAACCACGCCGCTGATCATGCAGTTGGCAAAATTGGATGCAATGACCGTGCGCGCGCAAGTGGCGGAGGCCGATGTCATGCGGCTACGGCCGGACATGGCCGTGTATTTCACCACCTTAGGCGCCGGTGAGAGGCGTTGGTACGGCAAGATAAGGCAAATACTGCCGTCTCCCGAAATCGTCAATAATGTGGTGTTGTACAACGTGCTGGTGGATGTGGACAACAAAGACCGGCAATTGATGTCCGGTATGAGCACCCAAATGTTTTTTCTGCTGGCAAGCGTCCGGCAAGCGACCTTAATTCCCTTGTCCGCTCTCGGACAGCGTGTGCCCGAAGCCGACCGGCAAGGCGGAAAGGCTTACCGGATCAAACGGCTGACCGCGCAAGGCGCGGAGGAAAAAATCGTGCATATCGGTTTGCGCAATCGGCGTTACGCGCAAGTGCTGGAGGGCGTGCAGGCCGGCGATCAATTATCGGTATGGTCCTTGCCCGGACAGAAGCGCAACGGCAAGAAAACATCCGACGCATTCGCACTGCCCGGCGCAGCACGCTTATGA
- a CDS encoding cupin domain-containing protein yields the protein MSQIKIEHNPSQERLEELGVSNWEIWEKEVSQFPIDFDETECAYVLEGEILVTPAGGEPVRILPGDLVVFPAGLESQWEVVKPLRKHYSYDYPDGI from the coding sequence ATGAGTCAAATTAAAATCGAGCACAACCCCAGCCAGGAAAGATTAGAAGAACTTGGCGTATCCAATTGGGAAATTTGGGAAAAAGAAGTATCCCAATTTCCTATCGATTTCGACGAAACCGAATGCGCTTACGTATTGGAAGGAGAAATTTTGGTGACTCCGGCCGGCGGAGAGCCGGTACGCATTTTGCCGGGCGATTTGGTGGTCTTTCCGGCCGGTTTGGAAAGCCAATGGGAAGTCGTCAAACCGTTACGCAAACACTATAGCTACGATTATCCGGACGGAATTTAA
- a CDS encoding methyl-accepting chemotaxis protein, whose product MNTYLRFNSQNTIRICLGLLVVQTGAAAYRYEINAWQFIPLCLALLAYAGFQRQTRLELNLIKSLFTLANGIAKGKLEYRISHVPPDADLARLAWNFNTALDQVETYMRETASCFAATERQQYYRKPQYLGMKGAFAENLRYIDASLRTIESDARGKMQESLFAQLGQMKTENLLSSLQRTERDLSIITTQMRQVETTNQTAADIVSKSGVALGSVIQKLTKIIDTMESLKSSSLALRQSSKDISEVTTLIAKIAEQTNLLALNAAIEAARAGEHGRGFAVVADEVRRLAENTKQATGQIHNAMARFSVVSTEIVEGTVGMADMTEESKVAVSEFEKNIHQVSGIVLDTYGKVAYTQMVGEVALAKVNQMIYVQQGYRAMEMGAHSSAAETVMVDHFHCKLGIWYHTGVGASQYGHLPSYVKIDAPHKKTHENMFSAVEKLSKNWQTSLQLQAEIVENFRAIELSSLEVATLLDRIVEEKKQFESGVSRNDGEVDLF is encoded by the coding sequence GTGAATACATACTTACGCTTTAACAGCCAAAATACCATAAGAATTTGCTTGGGTTTGCTAGTCGTGCAAACCGGCGCGGCTGCTTACCGATACGAAATCAATGCTTGGCAATTTATCCCGCTCTGTTTGGCGTTGCTGGCTTATGCCGGTTTCCAACGCCAAACCCGCTTGGAATTGAACTTGATCAAATCCTTATTCACCTTAGCCAACGGCATTGCCAAGGGTAAGCTGGAATACCGGATAAGTCACGTGCCGCCGGATGCCGATTTGGCCCGGCTGGCTTGGAATTTCAATACCGCCTTAGACCAAGTGGAAACCTATATGCGCGAGACCGCCAGTTGTTTTGCGGCCACCGAACGGCAGCAGTATTACCGCAAGCCTCAATATCTCGGGATGAAAGGCGCATTCGCCGAGAATCTGCGTTACATCGATGCGTCGTTAAGAACGATAGAATCGGATGCCCGTGGAAAAATGCAGGAAAGTTTGTTTGCGCAGTTAGGGCAAATGAAAACCGAGAATCTATTATCCAGCTTGCAGCGTACGGAACGAGATTTATCGATCATCACCACTCAAATGCGGCAGGTGGAAACCACCAATCAAACCGCCGCCGACATCGTGTCTAAAAGCGGTGTGGCGTTGGGTAGCGTGATCCAAAAGTTGACTAAGATCATCGACACCATGGAATCGTTAAAATCCTCTTCGCTGGCGTTAAGGCAAAGTAGCAAAGACATTAGCGAAGTTACCACCTTGATTGCCAAAATCGCCGAACAAACCAATTTATTAGCGCTTAACGCGGCTATCGAAGCGGCACGCGCCGGCGAACACGGTCGTGGGTTCGCTGTAGTGGCCGATGAGGTACGCCGTCTTGCCGAAAACACCAAGCAGGCCACCGGGCAAATTCACAACGCGATGGCACGTTTTAGCGTCGTCAGTACCGAAATTGTAGAGGGTACCGTCGGTATGGCCGATATGACCGAAGAGTCCAAAGTTGCGGTGAGCGAATTCGAAAAAAACATTCACCAAGTCAGCGGGATCGTATTGGATACCTACGGGAAAGTCGCCTACACGCAAATGGTGGGCGAAGTGGCTTTAGCCAAGGTCAATCAGATGATTTACGTACAGCAAGGCTACCGGGCCATGGAAATGGGGGCGCATTCCAGCGCGGCCGAAACGGTGATGGTCGATCACTTTCATTGCAAGTTGGGCATTTGGTATCACACCGGCGTCGGGGCCAGCCAATACGGACATTTGCCGTCCTATGTCAAAATCGATGCCCCACATAAAAAGACCCACGAAAACATGTTTTCCGCGGTCGAAAAATTGTCCAAAAATTGGCAAACTTCGCTACAACTGCAGGCTGAAATCGTCGAAAACTTCCGGGCTATCGAGCTGAGTAGTTTGGAAGTGGCCACGCTGCTGGATAGAATCGTGGAGGAAAAAAAGCAGTTCGAATCCGGCGTGAGTAGAAACGACGGCGAAGTGGACTTATTTTAA
- a CDS encoding PAS domain-containing protein has product MSNKALPNSHELVLREEDFIVSKTDAVGRLTYCNPVFIEFSGYTEAELLGQQHNVIRHPDMPRTIFALLWQTIRNGEEFIGYVKNMSKDGSYYWVLATVTPTFKPNSQEIIGYFSVRRKPLNAKIANIEPLYLAMLAAEQHAGRLDAIAAGNAVLQAALEAEGKDYREYILTL; this is encoded by the coding sequence ATGAGCAACAAGGCCTTGCCCAATTCGCACGAGCTGGTGCTACGCGAAGAGGATTTTATCGTCAGCAAAACCGATGCAGTCGGTCGGTTAACCTATTGCAATCCGGTATTTATCGAGTTTTCCGGTTACACCGAAGCGGAGTTGTTGGGGCAACAGCATAACGTCATCAGGCATCCGGACATGCCGCGCACTATTTTCGCGTTGCTCTGGCAAACCATACGCAACGGCGAAGAATTCATCGGCTATGTTAAAAACATGTCCAAAGACGGTTCTTACTACTGGGTGTTAGCTACGGTAACTCCCACATTTAAGCCAAATAGTCAGGAAATCATCGGTTATTTTTCAGTACGGCGCAAACCGCTTAACGCCAAGATTGCCAATATCGAACCCTTGTACCTCGCAATGCTGGCCGCAGAACAACATGCAGGTCGACTGGATGCAATCGCCGCCGGAAATGCTGTGTTGCAAGCAGCTTTGGAAGCTGAAGGCAAGGATTATCGTGAATACATACTTACGCTTTAA
- the waaC gene encoding lipopolysaccharide heptosyltransferase I: protein MKVAIVKLSALGDIVHAMVALQFVKATYPDTEIDWLVEHRFACLPANNPQINRILPVNLKALKRDKSGFFAELRTLNAYREHRYDWVIDAQGLIKSAIVARWLSANCIGFDSRSIREAWAASLYRQHVACPYDANTIDRNVKVIGALFGLDISPQQIIDKQPFLFFEPASVDLTGYFDKFRVNVLLVVGSTWPSRNYPPERFLSVIAGLSDANILIVRGNPEEEKTAGWLAERSGARVLPSLNLNDLKAAIARADLVIGNDTGPTHMAWGLNRPSLTLFGPTPVSRVYQTRINRVLKSPSKVNPFKLDKNDFSIGLIEPDQVIALARQLLAGG from the coding sequence ATGAAAGTGGCGATCGTTAAACTGTCGGCGTTAGGCGACATCGTACACGCGATGGTGGCCTTGCAATTTGTCAAAGCGACCTACCCGGACACCGAAATCGACTGGCTGGTTGAACATCGTTTTGCCTGCTTGCCGGCCAACAACCCGCAGATCAACCGCATCTTGCCGGTCAATTTAAAAGCGTTAAAGCGCGATAAATCGGGTTTCTTTGCCGAATTGCGCACCCTCAATGCCTACCGCGAGCATCGCTACGATTGGGTCATAGACGCCCAAGGTCTGATTAAATCCGCCATCGTTGCCCGCTGGCTGTCGGCTAACTGTATCGGATTCGATAGCCGCTCGATCAGGGAAGCATGGGCGGCTAGCTTGTATCGGCAACATGTCGCTTGCCCTTACGACGCCAACACCATAGACCGTAATGTCAAAGTGATAGGCGCCTTGTTCGGTCTGGATATCTCGCCGCAGCAAATCATCGACAAACAGCCGTTTTTGTTTTTCGAGCCCGCTAGCGTCGATTTAACCGGCTATTTCGATAAATTTAGAGTCAATGTGTTGCTGGTCGTTGGTTCGACCTGGCCTAGCCGCAATTATCCGCCCGAACGGTTTTTAAGCGTGATCGCCGGCTTGAGCGATGCCAACATATTGATCGTCAGAGGCAACCCGGAGGAAGAAAAGACGGCCGGTTGGCTGGCCGAGCGTAGCGGCGCGCGCGTGTTGCCAAGCCTGAATTTGAACGACTTAAAAGCGGCAATCGCGCGAGCCGATTTAGTGATAGGCAACGATACCGGACCTACCCACATGGCTTGGGGCTTGAATCGGCCGTCGCTGACTCTGTTCGGGCCTACCCCGGTGAGCCGCGTTTACCAAACTCGCATCAACCGGGTGTTGAAATCCCCCTCTAAAGTAAATCCTTTCAAACTGGATAAAAACGATTTTTCCATCGGCTTAATAGAGCCCGATCAAGTAATAGCGTTGGCCCGGCAGCTGCTTGCCGGCGGCTAA